Proteins encoded together in one Coffea arabica cultivar ET-39 chromosome 2c, Coffea Arabica ET-39 HiFi, whole genome shotgun sequence window:
- the LOC113723808 gene encoding uncharacterized protein — MGKNIADFGFSQLTSTMPFAAITKEIEAEYAIPISEEDLAASSMLNHAQRSAFNKIMQKINANVPAAFFIDGPGGTGKSFLYKALLATVRSRGDIALATATSGAAASILPGGRTAHSRFKIPLQQEINSTCNISKQSAISKLVQLARLIIWNEAAMAKKYAIESFDRLLKDLLNSDSIFGGKVIVFGGDFRQTLPVVRKRQREDYISASLVNSYLWPHLEKIRLTENMRARLDPSFSDFLLKIGDGTEPTILDNKIKLPSSMLIPFIDDTTSLNLLINTVYPSLFDFLTSSSAVANRAILSTTNETVQEVNQILIQRFPGQETRYLSFDQTLDPTKQADHGDFLNSIQPPGLPPHELILKPMCPVILLRNLNPAQGLCNGTRLICLNFDKNIIHAEISVGIHIGKHVFIPRIPLHSSNDESYPIPFKRTQFPISLCFAMTINKSQGQTLDFVGIYLKEPVFSHGQLYVALSRARTSANVKILLRSVTVHSTETSYTRNIVYHEILAAAADT, encoded by the coding sequence ATGGGAAAGAATATAGCAGATTTTGGCTTCTCACAATTAACTTCAACAATGCCTTTCGCTGCTatcacaaaagaaattgaaGCAGAATACGCAATTCCCATTTCTGAAGAAGATTTGGCAGCTTCATCGATGCTCAATCATGCTCAAAGAAGTGCATTTAACAAAATAATGCAAAAAATCAATGCCAATGTTCCAGCTGCATTCTTCATTGACGGACCTGGAGGCACTGGGAAGTCTTTTTTATATAAGGCTTTGCTTGCAACTGTTAGATCAAGGGGAGATATTGCCTTGGCAACAGCAACATCTGGAGCTGCAGCATCAATTCTTCCTGGAGGTCGGACTGCCCATTCTCGTTTTAAGATACCTCTTCAGCAAGAAATTAACAGCACCTGCAACATTTCCAAACAAAGTGCCATCAGTAAATTAGTTCAACTTGCACGGCTAATAATCTGGAATGAAGCAGCAATGGCCAAAAAATATGCCATTGAATCCTTTGACAGATTATTGAAAGATTTGCTGAATTCTGACTCCATCTTTGGTGGAAAAGTAATTGTTTTTGGTGGAGACTTTCGACAAACTTTGCCGGTGGTTAGAAAAAGGCAACGAGAAGATTACATCTCTGCATCCCTTGTCAATTCTTACCTGTGGCCTCATCTAGAAAAAATCCGACTCACTGAAAATATGAGAGCACGGTTAGATCCCtcattttctgatttcttgTTGAAAATAGGAGATGGAACAGAGCCAACTATTCTAGATAACAAAATCAAGCTTCCTTCTTCAATGCTTATACCTTTTATTGATGATACAACCTCATTAAACCTACTAATAAATACTGTGTATCCATCcttgtttgactttttaacCAGCAGCTCTGCAGTTGCTAATAGAGCTATTTTGAGTACAACAAATGAGACTGTTCAAGAAGTCAATCAAATTTTGATTCAAAGATTTCCAGGACAAGAAACCAGATACCTCAGTTTTGATCAAACGCTTGATCCAACAAAACAAGCTGATCATGGAGATTTCTTAAATTCTATTCAGCCTCCTGGATTGCCTCCACATGAACTAATTTTGAAACCAATGTGCCCAGTTATCCTTCTTAGAAATCTTAACCCTGCACAAGGTTTATGCAATGGAACACGTCTCATTTGTTTAAATTTTGATAAGAATATAATACATGCTGAAATTTCAGTTGGTATTCATATTGGCAAGCATGTTTTCATTCCTCGTATTCCATTGCACAGTTCCAATGATGAGTCTTATCCAATACCCTTCAAACGAACTCAGTTTCCAATTTCATTATGCTTTGCTATGACAATCAACAAGTCACAGGGACAAACACTTGATTTTGTTGGAATATACTTAAAGGAACCTGTGTTTTCACATGGACAATTATATGTTGCATTGTCTAGAGCAAGAACCTCAGCAAATGTGAAGATCTTGCTAAGATCTGTTACTGTCCATTCTACAGAAACCAGTTATACTCGAAATATTGTTTATCACGAAATCCTAGCTGCTGCTGCTGATACTTGA